From Thiomicrospira sp. XS5, one genomic window encodes:
- a CDS encoding bifunctional 2-polyprenyl-6-hydroxyphenol methylase/3-demethylubiquinol 3-O-methyltransferase UbiG: MISDELYDRTPLARHENNSLSKILEQLPMAGQILDVGCATGKLGEYLQLNTHCEVDGIEQNVQSAEQAKNHYRVVYSFDVEDLNSWKTIDVQYDVIVLADILEHLKAPESVMKHLLENVLKPTGKLLISLPNVGHVSVVYQLLNQTFEYYPGGLLDKTHLRFFSRQNLPAFFDSVGEVSWRIIDTVTVGFQGTELGKSLQKSIPPEWLIPLSKLPDGNTYQFILEVEAAQFSKSKTNEGLWPKPENALPGIFISPTLFFQEKGAKSYTAENAISQTVGLTEKSINLSFSLPSNIQKLRFDPADIPGMIRIHKMLLKDASQTKIWQLKTTAGIDEKSDTILIGWENESNCMAVKMDDFDAWFEVPATAETLQLAQTLEVEMEWPKTHDYFLLSNQYDALIHEVKQRYTEAEQRLNALSAEKALNEDELADLRQQLAELQTVQTNCHRQLEQCTHSLSQVARCRKLFGFYRKFKNFLLQFTNRNVKK; this comes from the coding sequence ATGATTTCCGATGAACTTTATGACAGAACACCTCTGGCACGTCATGAAAATAACAGCTTAAGTAAAATTCTTGAGCAGTTGCCGATGGCAGGCCAAATTCTTGATGTGGGGTGTGCTACCGGAAAATTGGGTGAGTACCTTCAATTAAACACCCATTGTGAGGTTGATGGCATTGAACAAAATGTTCAATCTGCTGAACAGGCTAAAAATCATTACAGGGTAGTTTATTCATTTGATGTTGAAGATTTGAACAGTTGGAAAACGATAGATGTTCAATATGATGTGATTGTTTTAGCGGATATTTTAGAGCATCTTAAAGCGCCCGAATCCGTCATGAAACATTTACTTGAAAACGTTCTGAAACCGACGGGTAAACTACTCATTTCATTGCCAAATGTAGGCCATGTCTCGGTTGTTTATCAATTGCTTAATCAGACATTTGAGTATTATCCGGGCGGTCTTCTTGATAAAACGCACTTGCGTTTTTTCAGTCGCCAGAACCTTCCGGCTTTCTTCGATTCGGTGGGTGAGGTTTCTTGGCGTATTATCGATACGGTTACCGTTGGCTTTCAGGGAACCGAGTTAGGTAAAAGTTTACAAAAAAGCATTCCTCCAGAGTGGCTAATACCGTTATCTAAGCTACCAGACGGAAATACGTATCAATTTATTCTTGAAGTTGAGGCTGCACAATTTTCTAAGTCAAAAACCAACGAGGGTTTGTGGCCTAAGCCTGAAAACGCCTTACCCGGTATTTTTATTTCACCGACGCTATTCTTCCAGGAAAAAGGTGCAAAATCCTATACAGCTGAGAATGCCATATCGCAAACGGTTGGCCTGACAGAAAAAAGCATTAATCTCTCATTTTCTTTGCCGTCAAATATACAAAAACTTCGGTTTGATCCAGCCGACATCCCCGGTATGATTCGAATTCACAAAATGCTGCTTAAAGATGCGTCTCAAACCAAGATTTGGCAACTTAAAACCACGGCTGGCATTGATGAAAAAAGTGATACCATTTTAATCGGATGGGAAAATGAGTCCAACTGTATGGCCGTGAAAATGGATGATTTTGACGCCTGGTTTGAAGTGCCGGCAACCGCTGAAACACTCCAGTTAGCTCAAACGCTGGAAGTTGAAATGGAGTGGCCTAAAACGCACGACTATTTTTTATTAAGCAACCAATACGATGCGCTTATTCATGAGGTAAAGCAGCGATATACGGAAGCTGAACAGCGCTTGAATGCCTTATCTGCTGAAAAGGCATTAAATGAGGATGAACTCGCTGATTTGCGTCAGCAATTGGCCGAGCTTCAAACAGTGCAAACAAATTGTCATCGGCAATTGGAACAGTGTACTCACTCACTCAGCCAAGTCGCTAGATGTCGCAAGTTATTTGGTTTTTATCGCAAATTTAAAAATTTTCTTCTCCAATTCACCAACCGAAATGTTAAAAAATAA